The Oreochromis niloticus isolate F11D_XX linkage group LG15, O_niloticus_UMD_NMBU, whole genome shotgun sequence genome includes a region encoding these proteins:
- the txlnba gene encoding beta-taxilin isoform X2: METSVEAAEVLVPPTSDKVSSLEPESSEGETAGAACSASSPDNLDPVEQFSRQLNDIIYTYSSAASVLDKQSGVEAEVEKVKEEAKDDITSAVDTGDTEASLIMQALNELSSPEEKLEALVRKYAELAALRRCDLQTLSALQQKLSVVLEERQQLQAEYRSSIAARSKLESLCREQQSFYNVLREETLQRCKEDEEKRTEITTHFQSMLGEIQSQIELHSARNEKLCRENVNLTDKLENLMTQCERREESLEKINKHRDLQQKLIEAKLQQANALLTEAEEKHKREKEYLLREAIDKTKKCFAMKEQELAMKKKLTLYGQKFDEFQATLAKSNEIYVRFKKEMENMSDKMKKVEKESNLWKTRFENCNKALTDMIEERTEKGREYDLFVLKIQKLEKLCRALQDERKVLYEKIKDVRYSNANIPTKVFGISNLNNKPEGADESALLTPDEMQEIEEEDPVLTEGMSRLKEEQTKLQEFAASLLTTTVDNEEEENNELDLEEDLVSSAFFHFKAKPQVKEGLDSVPEQVEDVKSKAPDSELSQPVKVEEVLDQVVPSAEATTTQETTLETALDPNTEAIKVQTQVEAEEVQQAEPDAEIQQTITPVPKLEPEQAKAEIGMEAMKAEVLEGTGEITPGATVKDVKDQEQSIEPTSESDPEKAKFDPQTDAMKAEIQEESSEGKPQVAPQDDKDQQQPTESLLTPETEKTRVSPAMDAEEMKAELKEETGEGKPVVLLQDEKDQQQIAEPVQAPEAVLKPSESASSSVNTKSAPSSDADPKKQVPKKKKKKSGKNAS; the protein is encoded by the exons ATGGAGACGTCGGTGGAAGCAGCTGAGGTGTTGGTGCCTCCCACATCTGACAAGGTGTCTTCCCTGGAGCCTGAGAGCAGCGAGGGTGAGACGGCAGGTGCGGCTTGCTCCGCCTCCTCTCCTGACAATCTGGACCCTGTGGAGCAGTTCAGTCGACAGCTGAATGACATCATCTACACGTATAGCTCTGCAGCCAGCGTCCTCGACAAACAG AGTGGGGTGGAGGCGGAGGTGGAAAAGGTGAAGGAGGAGGCAAAAGATGACATCACAAGCGCTGTGGACACAGGTGACACAG AGGCCTCTCTCATCATGCAGGCCCTGAATGAACTCTCTTCTCCAGAGGAGAAACTGGAAGCTCTGGTCAGGAAGTATGCTGAGCTG GCGGCCTTGCGGCGCTGCGATCTGCAGACGTTGAGTGCTCTGCAGCAGAAGTTGTCCGTTGTGCTGGAGGAGCGGCAGCAGCTGCAGGCCGAGTATCGCAGCAGCATCGCAGCTCGCAGCAAACTGGAGAGTCTGTGCAGAGAGCAGCAGTCATTCTACAATGTTCTGAGG GAGGAGACTCTGCAGCGCTGCAAGGAGGACGAGGAGAAGAGAACGGAGATCACCACCCACTTCCAGAGCATGCTCGGTGAGATCCAGAGCCAGATTGAGCTGCACAGCGCACGAAATGAGAAGCTGTGCCGTGAAAACGTCAACCTGACCGACAAGTTGGAGAACCTCATGACCCAGTGTGAACGGAGGGAGGAG AGTTTGGAGAAGATCAACAAGCATCGTGACCTGCAGCAGAAACTGATTGAAGCCAAACTACAGCAGGCCAACGCTCTGCTGACCGAagctgaggagaaacacaagagaGAGAAGGAATAC TTGCTTAGGGAGGCTAttgacaaaacaaagaaatgcttCGCTATGAAGGAGCAGGAGCTGGCCATGAAGAAGAAG CTGACCCTGTATGGTCAGAAGTTTGATGAGTTCCAGGCAACTCTGGCCAAAAGCAATGAAATCTACGTCCGCTTCAAAAAGGAGATGGAAAAT atgtCAGACAAGATGAAGAAAGTGGAGAAAGAGTCCAATCTGTGGAAGACGAGGTTTGAGAACTGCAACAAGGCTTTGACTGATATGATTGAAGAG AGAACAGAGAAAGGTAGAGAGTACGATCTGTTCGTCCTGAAGATTCAGAAGCTGGAGAAGCTTTGCCGTGCCCTCCAGGATGAAAGGAAAGTGCTCTATGAAAAAATCAAGGATGTTCGCTACTCTAATGCCAACATTCCAACAAAGGTCTTTGGCATCTCCAACCTCAATAACAAGCCTGAGGGTGCTGACGAATCTGCCCTACTGACTCCTGATGAGATGCAGGAAATCGAGGAGGAGGACCCGGTTCTGACAGAGGGCATGTCCCGCCTGAAGGAGGAGCAGACCAAGCTGCAAGAGTTTGCTGCCTCCCTGTTGACAACAACTGTTGACAATGAGGAAGAGGAAAATAATGAGTTAGACCTTGAAGAAGATCTAGTTTCATCTGCATTTTTCCATTTCAAAGCAAAACCTCAAGTCAAAGAGGGTCTGGATTCAGTCCCTGAGCAGGTGGAAGATGTAAAGTCAAAAGCACCAGATTCAGAGCTGTCACAGCCAGTGAAGGTGGAGGAGGTTCTAGATCAGGTTGTGCCTTCTGCAGAAGCCACAACCACTCAGGAGACAACTTTAGAAACAGCATTAGATCCGAATACAGAGGCGATAAAGGTTCAGACACAAGTTGAGGCTGAAGAGGTGCAGCAAGCGGAGCCAGACGCAGAGATCCAGCAGACTATCACACCTGTACCAAAACTAGAACCAGAACAAGCCAAAGCTGAAATAGGAATGGAGGCGATGAAGGCTGAGGTCCTGGAGGGGACCGGTGAGATCACACCAGGGGCAACAGTGAAAGATGTGAAAGACCAGGAGCAGTCCATTGAACCTACATCAGAATCAGACCCTGAGAAAGCCAAGTTTGATCCACAAACAGACGCAATGAAGGCTGAGATCCAGGAGGAGTCTAGTGAGGGCAAACCACAAGTGGCTCCGCAAGATGATAAGGATCAGCAACAGCCCACTGAATCTCTACTAACACCAGAGACTGAGAAAACTAGGGTCTCTCCCGCAATGGATGCAGAAGAAATGAAGGCCGAGCTCAAGGAGGAGACCGGTGAGGGCAAGCCAGTGGTGCTTCTACAAGACGAGAAGGATCAGCAGCAGATAGCCGAACCCGTTCAGGCACCAGAAGCAGTCTTAAAACCCTCAGAGTCAGCCTCGTCTTCTGTGAACACTAAATCAGCTCCATCCTCTGACGCAGACCCCAAGAAGCAGGtcccaaagaaaaagaagaagaagagtggCAAGAATGCCAGCTAA
- the txlnba gene encoding beta-taxilin isoform X1: METSVEAAEVLVPPTSDKVSSLEPESSEGETAGAACSASSPDNLDPVEQFSRQLNDIIYTYSSAASVLDKQSGVEAEVEKVKEEAKDDITSAVDTGDTEASLIMQALNELSSPEEKLEALVRKYAELAALRRCDLQTLSALQQKLSVVLEERQQLQAEYRSSIAARSKLESLCREQQSFYNVLREETLQRCKEDEEKRTEITTHFQSMLGEIQSQIELHSARNEKLCRENVNLTDKLENLMTQCERREESLEKINKHRDLQQKLIEAKLQQANALLTEAEEKHKREKEYLLVQAAEWKLQAQTLREQGTVMQAQLTLYGQKFDEFQATLAKSNEIYVRFKKEMENMSDKMKKVEKESNLWKTRFENCNKALTDMIEERTEKGREYDLFVLKIQKLEKLCRALQDERKVLYEKIKDVRYSNANIPTKVFGISNLNNKPEGADESALLTPDEMQEIEEEDPVLTEGMSRLKEEQTKLQEFAASLLTTTVDNEEEENNELDLEEDLVSSAFFHFKAKPQVKEGLDSVPEQVEDVKSKAPDSELSQPVKVEEVLDQVVPSAEATTTQETTLETALDPNTEAIKVQTQVEAEEVQQAEPDAEIQQTITPVPKLEPEQAKAEIGMEAMKAEVLEGTGEITPGATVKDVKDQEQSIEPTSESDPEKAKFDPQTDAMKAEIQEESSEGKPQVAPQDDKDQQQPTESLLTPETEKTRVSPAMDAEEMKAELKEETGEGKPVVLLQDEKDQQQIAEPVQAPEAVLKPSESASSSVNTKSAPSSDADPKKQVPKKKKKKSGKNAS, translated from the exons ATGGAGACGTCGGTGGAAGCAGCTGAGGTGTTGGTGCCTCCCACATCTGACAAGGTGTCTTCCCTGGAGCCTGAGAGCAGCGAGGGTGAGACGGCAGGTGCGGCTTGCTCCGCCTCCTCTCCTGACAATCTGGACCCTGTGGAGCAGTTCAGTCGACAGCTGAATGACATCATCTACACGTATAGCTCTGCAGCCAGCGTCCTCGACAAACAG AGTGGGGTGGAGGCGGAGGTGGAAAAGGTGAAGGAGGAGGCAAAAGATGACATCACAAGCGCTGTGGACACAGGTGACACAG AGGCCTCTCTCATCATGCAGGCCCTGAATGAACTCTCTTCTCCAGAGGAGAAACTGGAAGCTCTGGTCAGGAAGTATGCTGAGCTG GCGGCCTTGCGGCGCTGCGATCTGCAGACGTTGAGTGCTCTGCAGCAGAAGTTGTCCGTTGTGCTGGAGGAGCGGCAGCAGCTGCAGGCCGAGTATCGCAGCAGCATCGCAGCTCGCAGCAAACTGGAGAGTCTGTGCAGAGAGCAGCAGTCATTCTACAATGTTCTGAGG GAGGAGACTCTGCAGCGCTGCAAGGAGGACGAGGAGAAGAGAACGGAGATCACCACCCACTTCCAGAGCATGCTCGGTGAGATCCAGAGCCAGATTGAGCTGCACAGCGCACGAAATGAGAAGCTGTGCCGTGAAAACGTCAACCTGACCGACAAGTTGGAGAACCTCATGACCCAGTGTGAACGGAGGGAGGAG AGTTTGGAGAAGATCAACAAGCATCGTGACCTGCAGCAGAAACTGATTGAAGCCAAACTACAGCAGGCCAACGCTCTGCTGACCGAagctgaggagaaacacaagagaGAGAAGGAATAC TTActggttcaggctgctgaatGGAAACTGCAGGCTCAGACACTCAGAGAGCAGGGGACTGTCATGCAGGCGCAG CTGACCCTGTATGGTCAGAAGTTTGATGAGTTCCAGGCAACTCTGGCCAAAAGCAATGAAATCTACGTCCGCTTCAAAAAGGAGATGGAAAAT atgtCAGACAAGATGAAGAAAGTGGAGAAAGAGTCCAATCTGTGGAAGACGAGGTTTGAGAACTGCAACAAGGCTTTGACTGATATGATTGAAGAG AGAACAGAGAAAGGTAGAGAGTACGATCTGTTCGTCCTGAAGATTCAGAAGCTGGAGAAGCTTTGCCGTGCCCTCCAGGATGAAAGGAAAGTGCTCTATGAAAAAATCAAGGATGTTCGCTACTCTAATGCCAACATTCCAACAAAGGTCTTTGGCATCTCCAACCTCAATAACAAGCCTGAGGGTGCTGACGAATCTGCCCTACTGACTCCTGATGAGATGCAGGAAATCGAGGAGGAGGACCCGGTTCTGACAGAGGGCATGTCCCGCCTGAAGGAGGAGCAGACCAAGCTGCAAGAGTTTGCTGCCTCCCTGTTGACAACAACTGTTGACAATGAGGAAGAGGAAAATAATGAGTTAGACCTTGAAGAAGATCTAGTTTCATCTGCATTTTTCCATTTCAAAGCAAAACCTCAAGTCAAAGAGGGTCTGGATTCAGTCCCTGAGCAGGTGGAAGATGTAAAGTCAAAAGCACCAGATTCAGAGCTGTCACAGCCAGTGAAGGTGGAGGAGGTTCTAGATCAGGTTGTGCCTTCTGCAGAAGCCACAACCACTCAGGAGACAACTTTAGAAACAGCATTAGATCCGAATACAGAGGCGATAAAGGTTCAGACACAAGTTGAGGCTGAAGAGGTGCAGCAAGCGGAGCCAGACGCAGAGATCCAGCAGACTATCACACCTGTACCAAAACTAGAACCAGAACAAGCCAAAGCTGAAATAGGAATGGAGGCGATGAAGGCTGAGGTCCTGGAGGGGACCGGTGAGATCACACCAGGGGCAACAGTGAAAGATGTGAAAGACCAGGAGCAGTCCATTGAACCTACATCAGAATCAGACCCTGAGAAAGCCAAGTTTGATCCACAAACAGACGCAATGAAGGCTGAGATCCAGGAGGAGTCTAGTGAGGGCAAACCACAAGTGGCTCCGCAAGATGATAAGGATCAGCAACAGCCCACTGAATCTCTACTAACACCAGAGACTGAGAAAACTAGGGTCTCTCCCGCAATGGATGCAGAAGAAATGAAGGCCGAGCTCAAGGAGGAGACCGGTGAGGGCAAGCCAGTGGTGCTTCTACAAGACGAGAAGGATCAGCAGCAGATAGCCGAACCCGTTCAGGCACCAGAAGCAGTCTTAAAACCCTCAGAGTCAGCCTCGTCTTCTGTGAACACTAAATCAGCTCCATCCTCTGACGCAGACCCCAAGAAGCAGGtcccaaagaaaaagaagaagaagagtggCAAGAATGCCAGCTAA